Proteins encoded in a region of the Sphingopyxis sp. OAS728 genome:
- a CDS encoding acyl-CoA dehydrogenase: MALADPQRIEALDPLDPLQLDAELSEEERMVRDTARSYATDALLPRVTSAFLDERFDREIMSEMGALGLLGATIDPEYGGAGLNYVSYGLIAREVERVDSGYRSACSVQSSLVIHPINAYGSEEQKRKYLPGLTSGELVGCFGLTEPDAGSDPGGMRTRAEKIEGGYRLKGAKMWITNSPIADVFVVWAKSDAHDGAIRGFVLEKGMKGLSAPKIEGKVSLRASVTGEIVMDSVEVGEDALLPHVSGLKGPFGCLNRARYGIGWGAMGAAEFCYEAARNYTGERKQFGRPLAANQIVQLKLANMLTEITLGLHTALRVGRLIDEGRLIPDAISLLKRNNCGKALDIARVARDMHGGNGISADYHVIRHAVNLETVNTYEGTHDVHALILGRAITGISAFA; the protein is encoded by the coding sequence ATGGCCCTCGCCGATCCGCAGCGCATCGAAGCGCTCGACCCGCTCGATCCCCTCCAGCTCGACGCCGAGCTCAGCGAAGAGGAGCGGATGGTCCGCGATACCGCGCGGTCCTATGCGACCGACGCGCTGTTGCCGCGCGTGACCTCGGCGTTCCTCGATGAACGCTTCGACCGCGAGATCATGTCGGAAATGGGCGCACTCGGGCTGCTCGGCGCGACGATCGACCCAGAATATGGCGGCGCGGGGCTGAACTACGTCAGCTATGGGCTGATCGCGCGCGAAGTCGAACGCGTCGATTCGGGCTATCGGTCGGCCTGTTCGGTGCAAAGCTCGCTCGTGATCCACCCGATCAACGCCTATGGCAGCGAGGAGCAGAAGCGGAAATATCTGCCCGGGCTGACCTCGGGCGAACTCGTCGGCTGTTTCGGCCTGACCGAACCCGACGCGGGCAGCGACCCGGGCGGGATGCGCACCCGCGCCGAAAAGATCGAGGGCGGATATCGCCTCAAGGGCGCGAAGATGTGGATCACCAACTCGCCGATCGCCGACGTCTTCGTCGTGTGGGCGAAGTCCGACGCGCACGATGGCGCGATTCGCGGTTTCGTGCTCGAAAAGGGCATGAAGGGCCTGTCGGCGCCGAAGATCGAGGGCAAGGTGTCCTTGCGCGCTTCCGTCACCGGCGAAATCGTGATGGATTCGGTCGAGGTCGGCGAGGATGCGCTGTTGCCGCATGTGTCGGGGCTCAAGGGCCCGTTCGGCTGCCTCAACCGTGCGCGTTACGGCATCGGCTGGGGCGCGATGGGCGCCGCCGAATTCTGCTATGAAGCCGCACGCAATTATACCGGCGAGCGCAAGCAGTTCGGGCGGCCGCTCGCGGCGAACCAGATCGTCCAGCTGAAGCTCGCCAATATGCTCACCGAAATCACGCTGGGCCTGCACACCGCACTGCGCGTCGGTCGGTTGATCGACGAGGGCCGGCTCATTCCCGATGCGATCAGCCTCCTGAAGCGCAACAATTGCGGCAAGGCGCTCGATATCGCGCGCGTCGCGCGCGATATGCACGGCGGCAATGGGATTTCGGCCGATTATCATGTGATTCGCCATGCGGTGAATCTCGAAACGGTGAACACCTATGAGGGCACGCACGACGTCCATGCGCTGATCCTGGGGCGCGCGATCACGGGCATTTCGGCCTTTGCATAA